The genome window CAGATGAAGTCTTCTTCCCCCCACACCCCACTTCAACCCAGAAAGTTGGCACCCAGAGGAAGAAACAAATGCCTCCACTGCTCCCCCTCACCCTCTCTCTGAAAGGGGTTTGTTTCTACTACTACTGTTTCCACATTCTATATGCTTTATCTACCAAAATATACATCTCTATacacaaggaaagaaagagaagaaaaaccaaGCCACTCTGCCCTCCTTACCTTCTCCCTTAAATAACTTCCTCTGAGTATCTTATGCTCTTTCCCATTTGTGCTCTTCCTTcaggcagccctgcccctctcccagaTGCGCACAATGTAGTGCTGAAGTGCCGTTAACATTTTCTTGTGCTGAAGAGTTTATAGATAAGCAGAGCTATACTTTGGGAAAGAATGCTGTGGGCAGAGTAGTACACAGTCCCAAAAGACATCTAAATAATTGAAGGTGCTAAGAAAAAGACACCGCTATACAGTAACTTTCTGACAAACAGCTTAGTCACACATCTAAGGTAATACATGGATGCAGAAGGGAACTGCAAACCCCTCTGGCTTTTCCTaatgctggagcaggcagagcctccccCACACTTTATCACTCTGCAGCTAAGAACAGCTTTTACAGTaaaggggctggaatgggaaaGGTCACCAATCCTGTACCCATTGCTGTGCAcaaggcagctgcagtgcagggaaggACTGCAAGTGGGCAGTGAGGTCCCAGGGGAGGCAGGAACTcccccaggcagggctccctctccccagcccagctgctgccagctcccagcctgcccatggcaccAGGCAGGGATAGAACAGGGTGTTCCTGCACTGAGGCTAGGTGGTGGTATCCCATGTCAGACAGCTGGTGAAGACCCAGCCTTTTCCTAGGAAGGCAAGTAATAAATAAGGCATTAAGAACCTAGATACCAAATTAGACAGATCATGAGCAAAGCTGTTTGTAAGAGGCATGCATCAAAAACAGTAGCATGGAGGAGCTAGAAGGGATTCTCATTCagtaaaacagaaagcaaaaactgCAGCCAGGAGGTGGAAAACCCTGACAAGGCTGCAGCCAAATAAACTTAAAGAGCTTTGGGAATAAATTGGTGGTTTAATCCGGATCAGGAACAGGTGCAATGAATGTAATTCAGTAAATGGTCCAGACCCTGCCAGAAGGGAGAGAAATGTGTTGCTTTTGAGATAATTTCCCAGAAGCTTCATAAAAGCAAATTGATTACTGgagtttaataattaaaacagGGCCAGATATATAGTAATCAAATGAGTTTTTAATTACATctcaagaagaaataaaatccaattTGTGCACTTTGTATCAGAGAAGCCCTACTGAAATGCTTTGGtggctggaaaaaataaaataaaagctaatttCCATAGGAATTATAGTAGTCAGTTTAATTAAAAGACTAgatcagaatgaaaaaaatcccaaagtgaAAGGATACTAAATACAGATGCAGTGGTTCAAACATCAAATCAATGTCTGAATAAAGACATTTTATAGACCAAGTACAAAATCTGCACTGTCAAGTATCACTAACCTAAATTAATGTGTAACAAAATAAAGTTTCTTAGAATTACACTATATATTTTGTACGTATTCCATTGAATTAATTGCTGGTGCCATGGTAAAAATTAATATCAAAGACATGGTTTATTCTTTCTTAAATACTCCTTTTAATCTGTTTCATCAAAGTTAATGTTAGTAGTTAACCATTCTTGTTATTTACCTGGTACCCTCTGTTACACCTGGGTTATTAGACTCTAATGTCTGCTTAGATCtatatttggaagaaatatatgtgtatttacttacagatttaaaatatgtttacaGCTCATAGGATAACAGTGATTACCACAGAACTGTGGGAGTGCTTCCTGAATCTATTCCCAGCCTACTTGGGCTCCTGGTCCCTGCTGCAGTCAATGCAAAGCTAATTGCTGTGAGCACCTCGAGCACTCACAGCCATCCTGGCACAGTCCATGACAGGGCTGTCTCCTGCCACAAGCCATGGCAGATGCCAGTGCCTGGAGGGACAGGCACGGCATGAGGTCATGCCCAGACCTCTGCAATTGCTCCCTAGAACTAGGCTGGAAAACATCACAGtcttgtggtcagccttggcAAAAAAGCAAGGTTACAGAGAGGACACAGACAGTCgagagctgcacagccacacTGACACAGAGTCTGCAGTCCCAGTGAGCTCCATCTTCTCTATGCTGCCTGTAGCTGCTATAGGTTCCTGGCTATAGTGcatatatatagtgtatatagtatatatactatatatggagagagagagagaaaatatggtatatatgtgtatacttatacatatatatatatatacacacatacaggAACAGCCTGTACTGCTGTTTTGTGCAGAACATCTTTGGGCTTACAGAGGTTTGAAGCATACCAGTTTTTAAAGAGTGATTTAACCAGCAGGCTGCTTGCTTATATGTATTTCTTATTATTtactgatttgatttttttttaattaaaggtgTATATTAGAAAAATACTTCACAAAAACTTTTTGAAGGTACTGGTTGTGCACAGAAAGGATCTGTCTGATATGTTGCTGTCAAGGGCTGAGTATCACATGTGCTTTCTCTAGACACTGAGCTGGCAGTGGTAAGGCAGGTGCTAATGGTAATGGCAGTGAGCTTTTCAGATACTCTCAGCTGTTTATAATACATTACTGTCCCTCTGTTTTAGACTCTGCCAAATCAGGTTTAAGGAATATACAACAGTCTGAAATAAACATATACAAATGCAGAGTTGTGAGGCATGGAAATGGGAAAGTTGAAAATCCTTATCTATTCTATAAAATGAATGACCATCAGCAGCAAGCAATGCTGTagggggcagaggctgcagtgaACCCTGCCTCTTACCCAAGGCCCAAGACTGCAAAATTATCTGCCCAATCTGGGCCATATtctaaggaaataattttgaagtcGATTTGATTCAAGTTCCAGCTTCTTCCTCATGATGTGATTTTTCATAAGTGCTGAGCATTCATATTTCCTTCCGAAGTCAACTGAAATTGCAAGTTTTCAGCACGTCTTAAAATCAGGCCATTAACCCTTAATTATCATATAATAGCTCAATTAAAAATCTACCAAGACTTACTTCAAGCCAAGCTCCCATGGCTTGCAAGCCAGCTATAAAAAATTCCAGTTCTTTAGTGTTGTCTGGGCTCTGGGGACCATTTAAAGCAGCTCCTGTTAACCCTGCTATTTAAAGCAAAAACCAATCAACTGCAAAGGTACCTGCTccccctttctttttattttcttatatttttctgCACTTCTAGAAGAGCAACTTTTTCTATCTTCTTTgtcctttttggtttttaatctgGCACCAATCCTTTCTTTCCAATGACAAATACATAGTTTCCATGCTATAGGAGAAAGCATGCTGCCCAGCTGTCAGCAAAAGCCACTGCTTGCTAACCATAAAAGCTCCAAAAGAACACTCTCTGTCCTGAGAGGACACATTACCTGACCACTTGGGAGGCAAGTGGTTAACCCATTCCTGACATCCAGTGCTGCTGttaatttctgtctctctttaaTATAGATACAAAACCAAGTGAAGTACTTGTGGTCTTCGCACATAAGCAGGTGATATTAAAGGGGAAGGTACAATAACCTGTAGCAAAAGTGTGCAGGAATTCCATAATTCAGGGACATATTCAAAGCCAGATGAAACCAGATTAAAGATTCTTACTAGCCTCTGTGACTTTTGGACTGGATATGTAGAGAAGACATGATTTCAGTGTAACCTCAAAGAAAACTCATTTATATGTCTTTAATTTGAGCACACAGTAATTGTTTTCTCTGCCAGCTTGGGAAAGCACAGTACTGTTGTGGTTTAGTCatctataggaaaaaaaaatcgaGCACTAGGGAGATAATTTCAGCTTTGTCCAGCTTGTCATCCAGCCAGTGGACCTTCCTGCTCATAGATGCCATAGCTGGCAGCCTCAGGCACTTGGGGATCCCTCAAAAGGACTATCTTTAAGGATTGCAAGAAAGCTAAAGTAGTTGAGCAGCATCTCTGCcatcttttttgcctttttctacACTTTTGTGGCTTAAAGACTTATGTAAAACAAGTCAGATAGTTACAGAGAACTAAATGAGGACAATAAATTCACCTCCACAGGTATTAACAGATGGGAGTGAGGAGAACAGGGGCGTAGTGCAGATtaaactcttttttccccctgctatGCCATGGATTGTCCTTAAAAGGAGTGGATatactgtattttttctctcaTCCTCTTTTTAATCTTCTTCCAGTGTCTAGTGAAGCTGAATGTGAAACTGAAGCCTATGCTGGACTCCGTGGCAGTAAATAGAGGTAAATGGGAGGAGCTGCACCAGAAAAGACTTCCTTCTCAGGCAGCATCCTTGTCCTCCTTTTCCTCTAGCTTCACCACGTCTCTCAAAGACATAAACTAAGCCTGCAAATATCAGTGTCACTTTACAACAAGAGCTGTCTGAAAGGTTTTCATACGCTTAGACCCACCatttttaagaaatgctttCCCAGACATGCCTAATTGATGGGATATGATCTTGATGGCAGCACAGTTTGCTTTTCCTGGAAGGCTTAGTGGGACTGAACGGAAGGCTGCAGTGGGATTGCCGGGTGTCTGGAGCGACACGCAACACCGAACAGAAGAAGCGTTCATTCAGCTCCGCTACATTTCaactgctgctgtaaaaatctGTAAAGCTGACAACAGACTGAAATATAAGAACTCACAgcttaataaaattaataatacagAGCCAGGACTGGGATGCAAGCTGGCCAATTCATAtgcaaggagctgcagaaaacagaatAGTGTGTAATTACATTGTTGTTTTGCATCTCTTCAGTACATGTTATGAATCAATTATGCCTGCTTTTGTGATGCTCCTCTCTTACTCTCCCTCCTCTTTTATGCCTGAATGTTCTGAAAAGCCTGCTTTGTATTCtgaagaagtatttttttacaACAAAGCTTCTTAGTGATTGATCAGGGCCTTTAGAATTGCCTACCTTTgctacatttaaaaacaaactttaTTATCTTTAAAAACACCAAGCTGTCCTTTCTTCCCTGAGAAATTCATATTAACACTGCAGCAAATTTTTCAGCAAGAGGAAGTTTGCATAAAGGCAAAATATTGCATGGTAATTTTAgagtgggttgtttttttttcttttcaaaaatgctCTTATaacacattctttttttttaattatagtgTTGCCTAAGGAAAAGATtaatgggggttttttttgaaaatagaattaaaataaaaaaggaaatctgtTGCTTTGTGCTTCAGGTTTATATTACattgaaaagcagaacatggATAAGCCTTTCTAGTATAATTTCCAGTAGAAATTAGTATTTTGAAATGGTGGAGATGTAGAATATCATCACACTGGACCACCCCTCTCTTGCAGTTCTTTCAGTACAATTTCAAATGCTATTACTACAGCTAGCACAGCACTAGTCAAGGCTCACATGCTGACACCCGTGGTAAAGGTGTCCCTAAAAATCTAATCAAATATGATAGGTCACAAAGCCAAATGTCTCTCTGTGATGACTCTAGTATTACCTGAAAGTTGGTCTCCTTCCATTAGTGCCAAGATCACTAATTCAGCAAACCTGTGATCTGTGATTTGAGGGTGTTTTTTCTGCTGCATGACCAGGCACAAGAGGAGTCATGTTGCAGTGCTTATGAGTGCCCATTCATAGTGcgaaaaaaaaagcctttgtaCTTCATGAAAAATGGGATTCTAAATATAGGGTTGTCTGGCAGCAGAAATTAAAGCTGAATTCAGCTTAGTTTTACACCTGTGCCAAACTCCATTTACTTAAGTGGAATTATCTTGAACTGGCAGCAGCTTAATGGAAATCAGAACCTGGCCCAGCTGACCAGATGCTAAAAGAGCTTTTCTCATTTCTAAGGAAACTGAGTTGTTAGAGCCTTAGAAAAGCTGACTACATCAAACAGAAACAACAAATCTGCTGATCCCTTCTTTAAAAGGAACACAACGAACTAAAAATGCTCTGTGCTTTTAATGGTGTGTAGGACAATAGCTGGAAATTCAGTAGCATTGTGAACCAATCTGTTAGGGCACAACTGAACCACATCACTGTCTAGCAGAAGGAAgcagggaaagagcagaaattcaAACTGCACAGCAGTGAGTACACACACCAAATGGAACTGTTTCTGTGTTCTTTTACcacttctttcttctctgaataAAGCCAGAGCAGTTTAGTAAGCAGCAAGCCATACAAACCTGCAACACGTACTTTATGGGAAAAACATCTACTAGGAACCGACAGTCCTGCTGGCAGGTACACACAGCTTTCCAACTTTGATACTGCATACTGCTAAGTGTAACTTAATTTATAATGCATACCCTACGGCCTCCCCGAAGGCTGAGTCTCCCctcatttcctctccttttatTGGCTTCAGTGCACTGTTGCCCATGGCAACAcccactgccagggatggggactcgCAGCACCGCAGCCTGACACACAGCTGAAGCCCTAACAATGTCAACCATCAATCAAGTGACTGTTTGTAATTGCCTCCATCTATTTCTCCTGTCTTTTGGTATCTTTGCCATTGTGGGTCAAAATTCAGAAACTGCTGACTAATGTTATGGTTCTGTTCCTCCAtcacaaggaagaaaatgagagcACAGGGCTTGATCTTATCAGATTGTTCTCAGGAAAAATGAAGCAACCCTACTGAAACTGGGGGGCCCAGCAGTGCATCTCAGAACAGCATTCAGTCTCTGAAAGTCATTTAGCtcaatcttaaaaaaacaaccaactaaacaaacaaaaacttgaTCTCCTTTTTTTAAGACTTAGCTtaggaaacagcaaaacaaaaaagtgagaaaaagatTATTCTTTGTTGAAGCATGTAGTACATTAAAGAAACGTATTTCAAGTCTATTATATTTTAAGATTGTTGGAAACATTTTTTAGCTACTGCTTATAAACTTGATGATCAGAAATTGTatctgctttttattatttctgataGGGAAACACTTTCCCAGTATTTCAGTCAGTTCTGCCAAATTCTCTGAGATATGCACAAGAGACATGATTGTGTAGGTTATTTAATCTCATTCTCTGTCTTTTACTtgcttccctgcctgctgaacaaggagagataaaaaaaaaaaaaaacaaaccaaaaaaacactaAAACATTGAAATCAGCCTAATTCTGTGAATGCACATAAAACACAGGTCCACAAGAGGCAAGGACAAACCAAGAGAGCTTGTGGAGAACACAGCTGTTagccaggacagggctgcttGGCCTTTCCCTTGAGATGCCCAGCACATCAGCAAATGAAAAATCACCATTTCTTTGTCCCAGCTGTAAGTGGAAATCCAGCCATGAATGAGGCCTCTAGCATTTACAATTTCAGTGCTGAAATGTGATGGGCACATGGATTGTCCAGAGAACCACCAAGAGGTGCTTCAGGTTGGTTGTGTCAATGCCTTTTTTTCTAGGTGTCCCACTGACTCCTCCCAACTGCTGTCTGAATTCAGTCAGGTTTCTAGGCCCATGAACTACAGGCCTTAAAGTCTCACAAGAGCCAGGCAGCAGCCTTGGTTTTGTCACCAGAAAATGCTCAGGTCTTCATCCCCATACTCAAAGGTAGTTCAGACCAAATGGTAATTTCACTTAGGATTCCCACCTGTGAAACTACTTACCAAAATCACCCTTTCCTCACAAAAAATGAAAcccaaaagaaaatgtttaaaaaaacccaccataaATGTTCTACCATTGCAAAGGCTAATCAGGAATGAACTGGACAATCAAATCCTGCTTGATTTTGAGCAGGCTTCTGAACTGCAGGTGCATCTGCCCCACCAGCTGGTGGTGAGTAATAAGGGTGGGCTTGTCTCCTGCCCTTCTGCCAAAGCCTTTCATGTGCTCAGCAAGGAGACAAGGATGCccactgggcacagccccaatTTTGGCTTCACTCCTGAGGGGGGCATGGGGCAGACAGGCTTTGGTGGAAGAGCTCAGGTCTTGTATGTGCACTCCCTTGGACTAAAGTGCTCCCCTGTAACACGACAATGTGACCCCACCAGAAAACTGAACACTCTTTGAGGCAAGGAGCACCTGGGGTAGAGGCTCCCCAGTGGTTCACACAGAACCACCGCCCAAGAACAATATGTCCAAAAGGTGTCTTTAGCCGTAAGTCAAGTAGTGCAACCAGCCAATTCCTTCCTAGCCTGGACCTACAGACAAATCAGAACAGCTTCACAATGTGATGGAGATGCAGACTCTGTTTGTCAGGACGTGGTTTTGCTCCTGCTCCGAAGCAGAGCTGCACAAGGTCAGCAGCAGTCGCTCGCTGGGGTTCAAAGTGGCTGCCTCATGTGGCAGGCAGGCACAGAACTCCCCACACAGCTCTGTCTCAGCCAGCCCCTAGGATTTGCAGGGCCAGGGGTCCTGCCAAGAAGGTCATTGTGTGTTTTGTAACCCCAGCATACACAAGTATGTTTCTAGCTCAGGTATTTCTTCAGATGGTGTCCTTAGtacagcagctgcatttttctgGTCTGATGACTTTGCTAATTGCACCTCCCTAGAGAGCACTGCAATCTCATAATGTGCCTGTAGTTACCAGCAAAGCCAATACTAGTACTCACAAATTGTTTTTGAAAACTGCAACCAGCAGTGCCTAATGTAATTTGTAATGTTGAGATTAATTCATTCTCGTGGAAAAACAGGAGTGTTTCAGTACACAGGCCAAATActtattttccctttataaAATCAAACCAGTTTTAGTTCCTGATAAGTCATTTGTGCATTGTGTGAAAGTTTAAAACAGGTTTATTTCAAAGATACATAAAACAAACTAACAGGCACTTCAATGCCTAGAGTGTTATGGGCAAGAAATAGAGAACaagaaggtttttttaatggctgtTTCAAAGGAAGAGTTTTCAAAGAGTAAAGTCATGGGAATGGTTTCTAACATAGCAATGAAGTGGGATGTATGAGACGCCCCAGAGATTCCCGTGACTGGAATGTACCACTGTTGGAATACATCCTGTATATTGCTTGTTACCTTTTCTTTCTTGGATTACTTTGTATTTAATTATGAATTCTTAAGCATGTAGGCCATTAGATCCTACAATTTTCTGGGGAATATGCGTGTGGGAAACAGCTGACAAATGCACAGAAATACCATGTGTCTGTTCTAAGGCAAGTGAATCCCAGATACTTGCAAAATGTGTAACTTAAGAGACTTCTGCattcatttacttttttttttcatcttaaaaCTGTTACTGTTTTGCTAAGTAGATCAAACTATGCTGGTTCAGCTTTCAAagcatgcttttaaaattagcaGCTTGGGTTTACTTAGGCTTAAAgaagataaataattttaacagcttactatgattttcttttattattattacttttcttTGAAACTTGTTGGTATCAACCAGAGCTGTATCTATTGATTACTGAATCACATAAATAGAAGATCCTGAGGAGATGCGAGACTCAGTGGCCCAGATGTGATTTTTGACACACAGCCTTGCAGCACGCATTCCTGGGGGCAAACCAAACTCCTTCCCTGTATGTGCTTGGCATTACTCTGGAATGACCACCAGATCTGCCTAGTGACCCTAAGGGAGCTATTCACATCTACAGTAACTACACAGATTATACAGTCTGTGCTCTAGAGTATCTCTACATACTCTACTAGTATGGTCAGTAAAAATAACATGGGGGGAAAGAAGTTCTGCCAAAGCACTGTTACATTGTTGAATAAAAGTTGGAAGtgattttctctggttttgaaaGTTGCAGGAAAGGTGTCGGATTGTGCCAAGGTACAACATACTTGCTGCCACCTACCAGCCTTAACCAACTTTGGATCTTAAAGGGCTCTAAAGGGGATGTTTCATGTGGGCAAAGCCCAAGACAGAGGTTAaatggctcctgccctgggctatGTGTTTAGCTTAGAGCCTGCTTTTACACCACTTACTATTCTAAACTATTACACAGCGTTTAGAAATACAGGAGCTTTTTACTCTTTATTCCTCCCGGCTGCACGAGATGCCGAAATGAGGAAAACATTCTGGCGCAGGCAGCGACTTCAGGAGGCCCCAGCTCTTTGCGGCAGTTCGGAATCGGCACTGAACACGCGGTGTCAGCGCTCGGGACAGGGGcgcagggaggggagcagaggagggCGGGCGGCGGCAGAGGACGCGGCTCCGCTGCCGGCACCAGCTCCCAGTGGCGGCAGGGCGGCCGGTCAGGCCCGGGCAGGGCAATCGCCGCcactcggcaccgcccgcgccgccgcttCCGGGGCACCGCCTGCCTGCACGGGAGCGCTTCCGCCCCGCCGGCGCCGTTGCCATGGCAGCGATGGCGCCGCTTCCGCCGCCGCCGAGGCAGCGCTGGGGCCGGCCATGGAGGCCGCGCCGGTGCCCGAGGGGCAGCATACCGCCGTGGTGTACGGGCTCATCGCCAGCGGGCGCTTCGCGGAGGCGGTGTCGCTGCTGAACCGCGGGCTGCAGAAGAGCTgccgctcccggggctgccTCTCGCTGCTGGGCTACTGCCACTACCAGCTGCAGGAGTTCGCGGCGGCGGCCGAGTGCTACGAGCAGCTGGTGGCGCTGCACCCGCAGCTGCTCCCGTACCGCCTGTGCCACGCGCAGGCCCTCTACAAGGCCGGGCTGTTCGCCGAGGCCCTGCGCGTCGCCAGCCCGCTGCTGGACGTGCCCGCCTTCCACCGCCGGGCCCTGCGCCTGCAGGCCGCCGTCCACTACGCCCAGGGCGACCTCCCGGCGGCACAGAGCCTGGTGGAGGAGGAGCTCGCCGCCGCTGCTGATGGCGGCTCCGGAGCGGCCGAGGACCCGTCAGAGCGGGCCGATGCCGAGGTCAACCTGGGCTGCCTGCTGTACCGGCAGGGCCGGCACGAAGAGGCCAGCGGCAAGTTTGCCAGCGCCATGCAAGTGCTGGGCTACTGCCCGGAGCTGTCCTACAACATGGCGCTGTGCTCCTACGCGGCCAAGCAGTACCACGCTGCCCTCAAGTACATATCCGACATCATCAAGCGCGGCATCCACCAGCACCCGGAGCTCAACGTGGGCATGACCACCGAGGGCATCGACGTGCGCAGCGTGGGCAACACGCTGCTCCTGCACCGCACGGCCCTGGTGGAGGCCTTCAACCTCAAGGCGGCCATCGAGTACCAGCTGCGCAACGTGCGGGCGGCGCAGGAGGCGCTCACGGATATGCCACCGAGGGCCGAGGAGGAGCTGGATCCCGTCACGCTGCACAACCAGGCACTCATGAACATGGACAGCCAGCCCACTGATGGGTTTGGGAAGCTGCAGTTTCTTCTCCTGCAGAACCCATGTCCGCCAGAAACTTTTGGTAACTTGCTGCTTCTCTATTGCAAGCATCAATACTATGACCTGGCAGCTGATGTGCTGGCAGAGAATGCCCATCTGACGTACAAACTGCTCACACCTTATCTGTACAACTTCTTGGATGCCATTATTACTTGTCAAACTGCCCCTGAGGAGGCTTTCCACAAGCTAGATGACTCAGCAGGAACAATGACTGAACAGCTGAGAAAACTCACAAAACAGGTACAAGAAGCTAGGCAAAATTGGGATGATGAAGCTCTAAAAAAGGCAATTAATGAATATGATGAGATTCTGGATAAATATATACCTGTCTTGATGGCCCAGGCAAAGATTTACTGGGACATGAAGAACTACACAATGGTAGAAAAGATCTTCCACAAATCAGTGGAGTTCTGCAAGGAACACGAGGTGTGGAAGCTCAATGTGGCTCACGTGCTCTTCATGCAGGAGAACAAGTATAAAGAGGCTATTAGCTTCTATGAGCCAATAGTTAAAAAGCACTACGACAACATTCTCGATGTCAGTGCCATTGTGTTAGCAAACCTCTGTGTTTCCTACATCCTGACAAGCCAGAATGAGGATGCAGAGGAACTAATGAGGAAGATTGAGAAGGCAGAAGAGCAGCTGTCTTATGAATACCCTGATAAAAACACCTACCATCTTTGCATTGTCAATCTAGTCATTGGTACCCTGTACTGTGTGAAGGGAAACTACGACTTTGGTATTTCAAGGATCATTAAAAGCCTGGAGCCCTATAACAAAAAGCTGAGCACAGACACGTGGTACTACGCTAAGCGGTGTTTCCTGTCCTTGCTGGAGAACATGTCCAAGCACATGATCATGCTGCGGGACAGCGCCATCCAGGAGTGCCTGCAGTTTCTGAAGCAGTGTGAACAGTATGGAAGAAACATCCCAGCTGTCATTGAGCAACCTCTGGAAGACAGTGGGATGCACAATGGGAAAAACACAGTCACCTATGAAGCCAGGCTTTTGAGGGCACTGATGTATAAGATCACTGGGTGGGCTGAGTAAATGTTGTTATCATACAGCAGAAATGAGAactttgttcttttcttgtGCTTGTGAGGTAATGCTAACCCTCACAAAAATCTCTAAGgattttttgctgtattttaacAATGTTCAGtagaaaatagaatattttcatGAAATTAAGCTGTACCAGATAATTAGGAGCATTCTCAGTAACCAGTCACATTAAATACAACATAAGATGTGTTGACCAAGAAT of Zonotrichia leucophrys gambelii isolate GWCS_2022_RI chromosome 7, RI_Zleu_2.0, whole genome shotgun sequence contains these proteins:
- the IFT70B gene encoding intraflagellar transport protein 70B, with protein sequence MEAAPVPEGQHTAVVYGLIASGRFAEAVSLLNRGLQKSCRSRGCLSLLGYCHYQLQEFAAAAECYEQLVALHPQLLPYRLCHAQALYKAGLFAEALRVASPLLDVPAFHRRALRLQAAVHYAQGDLPAAQSLVEEELAAAADGGSGAAEDPSERADAEVNLGCLLYRQGRHEEASGKFASAMQVLGYCPELSYNMALCSYAAKQYHAALKYISDIIKRGIHQHPELNVGMTTEGIDVRSVGNTLLLHRTALVEAFNLKAAIEYQLRNVRAAQEALTDMPPRAEEELDPVTLHNQALMNMDSQPTDGFGKLQFLLLQNPCPPETFGNLLLLYCKHQYYDLAADVLAENAHLTYKLLTPYLYNFLDAIITCQTAPEEAFHKLDDSAGTMTEQLRKLTKQVQEARQNWDDEALKKAINEYDEILDKYIPVLMAQAKIYWDMKNYTMVEKIFHKSVEFCKEHEVWKLNVAHVLFMQENKYKEAISFYEPIVKKHYDNILDVSAIVLANLCVSYILTSQNEDAEELMRKIEKAEEQLSYEYPDKNTYHLCIVNLVIGTLYCVKGNYDFGISRIIKSLEPYNKKLSTDTWYYAKRCFLSLLENMSKHMIMLRDSAIQECLQFLKQCEQYGRNIPAVIEQPLEDSGMHNGKNTVTYEARLLRALMYKITGWAE